The DNA sequence GGCTCGACGCCGTCTCCGCACTGAAGGGCGGCGACCGGCGCGGCGCGGCGGGCCCGAGAGCCCACCGCCCGGCGCCGGCCGGCGCTCGTCACATCACTTCATTTCCGTTCTACGGGCACGACGACTTCGCTCACAGCTCGATGCGCGTGCCGAGCAATGCGAGGAACTGCGCGAGCCATGCCGGATGCGCGGGCCACGCGGGCGCGGTGACGAACGGCGCGTCGGTCACGGCCGCATCGACCGGAATGTCCGCATATTCGCCGCCGGCGAGCTTCACTTCGGGCGCGCAGGCCGGGTAGGCCGAGATGCGCTTGCCGCGGATCACGTCGGCGGCCGCCAGCAGCTGCGCCGCATGGCAGATCGCGGCGATCGGCTTGCCGGCCTGCGCGAACGCGCGCACCAGCGCGATCACCTTCGCATCGAGACGCAGATATTCGGGCGCGCGGCCGCCGGCGATTGCGAGCGCGTCGTAGCTCGACGCGTCGACGTCGTCGAAGCTCGCGTTCAGCGTGAAATAGTGGCCGGGCTTTTCGGTGTAGGTCTGGTCGCCTTCGAAATCGTGGATCGCGGTCTTGATCTTGTCGCCGGCGTGCTTGCCGGGGCACACGGCGTCGACGCGATGGCCGACGGCCTGCAGTGCCTGG is a window from the Burkholderia vietnamiensis LMG 10929 genome containing:
- a CDS encoding DJ-1/PfpI family protein; protein product: MAAKKILFLTGDFAEDYETMVPFQALQAVGHRVDAVCPGKHAGDKIKTAIHDFEGDQTYTEKPGHYFTLNASFDDVDASSYDALAIAGGRAPEYLRLDAKVIALVRAFAQAGKPIAAICHAAQLLAAADVIRGKRISAYPACAPEVKLAGGEYADIPVDAAVTDAPFVTAPAWPAHPAWLAQFLALLGTRIEL